In Cytophagales bacterium, one DNA window encodes the following:
- the moeB gene encoding molybdopterin-synthase adenylyltransferase MoeB, protein MLSPKELNRYSRHIILPEIGQKGQEKLKQAKVLVVGAGGLGCPVLQYLTAAGVGTIGIVDFDKVDESNLQRQILYDVEDIGKQKAETARHKLSLMNPYINFEVYDTRLDKDNALDIFKDYEIIVDGSDNFPTRYLVNDACVILDKPLVYGSISRFEGQVSVFNFIASEAKQSPSVDMGFRGAGPTYRCLFPKPPNPEDVPNCAEAGVLGVLPGIIGTMQANEVIKIITGIGEPLSGKLFIFDALSFENRTINFKRVEENCEITGLIDYEQFCNSNTPLIKGTSNNNIMKEITVLELKEKLDKNEDITIIDVREQFEYDICNLQGVLIPMGELMNNTDKIPKDKPVVVHCRTGSRSAQAVQFLSQKYDFDNLYNLKGGIHAWATEIDTDMATY, encoded by the coding sequence CTAAACCGCTATTCCCGCCACATCATCCTCCCCGAAATAGGGCAAAAGGGACAGGAAAAGCTCAAGCAGGCAAAAGTGCTTGTGGTTGGTGCGGGTGGTTTGGGCTGTCCTGTGCTGCAATACTTAACGGCTGCCGGGGTAGGAACCATAGGTATCGTGGATTTTGATAAAGTTGATGAATCAAATCTTCAGAGGCAAATTTTATATGATGTAGAAGATATTGGCAAACAAAAAGCAGAAACAGCCCGGCACAAATTGTCCTTAATGAACCCATATATTAATTTTGAAGTTTACGATACCCGCCTTGACAAAGACAACGCACTGGATATATTCAAAGATTATGAAATAATTGTAGATGGTTCAGATAATTTTCCTACAAGATATTTAGTCAATGATGCATGCGTGATCTTGGATAAGCCGCTGGTTTACGGCTCAATTTCCAGGTTTGAAGGGCAGGTATCTGTCTTTAATTTCATTGCGAGCGAAGCGAAGCAATCCCCCTCTGTTGATATGGGATTTAGGGGGGCTGGCCCAACTTACCGCTGCCTTTTCCCTAAACCACCCAATCCGGAAGATGTCCCCAATTGTGCCGAGGCTGGAGTATTGGGTGTGCTACCTGGCATTATAGGAACGATGCAAGCCAATGAGGTGATCAAAATAATTACAGGCATTGGTGAGCCATTATCCGGAAAGTTGTTTATCTTTGATGCGCTCAGTTTTGAGAACAGAACAATTAATTTTAAAAGAGTTGAGGAAAATTGCGAGATCACAGGGCTCATTGATTATGAGCAGTTTTGTAATTCAAATACCCCATTAATAAAAGGGACTTCAAACAATAATATTATGAAAGAGATCACAGTTTTAGAATTAAAAGAAAAATTAGACAAAAACGAAGATATTACAATCATTGATGTCAGGGAACAATTTGAATATGACATCTGTAATCTTCAAGGAGTATTGATCCCAATGGGCGAACTCATGAACAATACAGATAAAATCCCTAAAGATAAACCAGTAGTCGTCCATTGTCGCACTGGAAGCAGAAGCGCTCAAGCTGTCCAATTCTTAAGCCAAAAATATGATTTTGATAATCTCTATAATCTAAAAGGAGGGATTCATGCCTGGGCAACCGAAATTGATACTGATATGGCTACATATTAG